In a genomic window of Nesterenkonia halotolerans:
- the topA gene encoding type I DNA topoisomerase has protein sequence MPEGKKLVIVESPAKSKSIAKYLGDEFIVDASAGHIRDLPQPSELPTDMKKGPFGRFAVNPDGGFEPYYVISDSKKKKVTELKRALKEASELYLATDADREGEAIAWHLLQVLKPKVPVYRMTFTEITKEGITRALDNVRQIDEDLVDAQETRRILDRLYGYEISPVLWRKVGKGLSAGRVQSVATRLVVERERERMAFVPAGYWDLSGSFTTSASEEFTAKLNAVDGARVATGSDFNDRGELKSSRSKTEVSVLDQQAAETLAAGLTDAQFTVDSVEDKPYSRKPQPPFITSTLQQEASRRLRFSSRATMQVAQRLYENGYITYMRTDSVTLSNEAITAARRQITELYGADHAPSSPRYYSKKNETAQEAHEAIRPSGDHFRTPGQVASELSKDEFKLYELIWKRTVASQMSDAKGFTASVRLSAQVSGGSMAGTTATFGASGTVITFPGFLAAYEEVRESTGEDEDAKSAKADKRLPKLETGERLTGREVNAKGHETTPPARYTEATIVAELEKREIGRPSTYAPTISTIMDRGYVTKRGSALIPSWTAFSVIRLLEEHFGKYVNYDFTARMEEDLDQIARGEIEREAWLQGFYFGAQDGVDGLKHVVENLGEIDARAINSIEIAPGVNLRVGRYGPYLERPNPDGVVTAEGELEPQRANLPQDLAPDELTVEKAEELFEQAQYSGRVLGLDPQTGREVVAKDGRYGPYVTEVIEEMTEAQLEAYMESLPTEYYKNGKPKPKKKPAKEKPRTGSLLSDMTLETVDLEQALRLLSLPRVVGTDEDGEEITAQNGRFGPYLKKGSDSRSLETEEQMFTITLEEAKAIYAQPKQRGRRAAVPPLAEFGADPTSEKQVVVKDGRFGPYVTDGETNVTVPRSVSLETLTKEHAYSLLAEKRAAGPKKPGASKPAAKRSTAKSPAKKSSAAKKSPAKKTTAKTGS, from the coding sequence GTGCCCGAAGGCAAGAAACTCGTCATCGTCGAGTCCCCGGCGAAGTCCAAATCCATCGCCAAGTATCTTGGCGATGAGTTCATCGTGGACGCATCCGCCGGGCATATCCGTGACCTGCCACAGCCCTCGGAGCTGCCCACCGATATGAAGAAGGGCCCCTTCGGGCGCTTCGCCGTGAACCCCGACGGCGGCTTCGAACCGTATTACGTCATCTCGGACTCCAAGAAGAAGAAGGTCACCGAGCTCAAGCGCGCGCTGAAGGAAGCCTCCGAGCTCTACCTCGCGACGGACGCCGACCGCGAGGGTGAAGCCATCGCCTGGCACCTGCTGCAGGTGCTCAAGCCCAAGGTCCCCGTCTACCGCATGACCTTCACGGAGATCACCAAGGAAGGCATCACCCGCGCCCTGGACAACGTGCGGCAGATCGACGAGGACCTCGTCGACGCGCAGGAGACGCGGCGCATCCTGGATCGTCTCTACGGCTACGAGATCTCCCCGGTGCTCTGGCGCAAGGTCGGCAAGGGTCTCTCCGCCGGTCGTGTGCAGTCGGTGGCCACGCGCCTCGTGGTGGAGCGCGAGCGCGAGCGGATGGCCTTCGTGCCTGCTGGCTACTGGGACCTCTCCGGCAGCTTCACCACTTCAGCTTCAGAAGAGTTCACCGCCAAGCTCAATGCGGTCGACGGCGCCCGTGTGGCCACCGGCTCTGACTTCAACGATCGCGGCGAGCTCAAGTCCTCGCGCTCCAAGACTGAGGTCAGCGTGCTGGACCAGCAGGCGGCAGAGACCCTCGCCGCCGGTCTGACCGATGCCCAGTTCACCGTGGACTCGGTGGAGGACAAGCCGTACTCCCGAAAGCCGCAGCCTCCCTTCATCACCTCGACTCTGCAGCAGGAGGCCTCCCGCCGTCTGCGGTTCTCCTCCCGGGCGACGATGCAGGTCGCCCAGCGGCTGTATGAGAACGGCTACATCACCTATATGCGTACCGACTCGGTGACGCTCTCGAATGAAGCCATCACGGCTGCTCGTCGGCAGATCACCGAGCTCTACGGGGCCGATCACGCGCCCTCGAGCCCGCGCTACTACTCGAAGAAGAACGAGACCGCGCAGGAGGCTCACGAGGCCATCCGCCCTTCCGGAGACCACTTCCGCACTCCCGGCCAGGTGGCCAGCGAGCTGTCCAAGGACGAATTCAAGCTCTACGAGCTGATCTGGAAGCGCACAGTCGCCTCGCAGATGTCCGACGCCAAGGGCTTCACCGCCTCGGTCCGGCTCAGCGCCCAGGTCTCCGGCGGCTCCATGGCCGGGACCACCGCCACCTTCGGCGCCTCCGGCACCGTCATCACCTTCCCCGGGTTCCTCGCCGCTTATGAAGAGGTCCGCGAGAGCACCGGTGAGGACGAGGACGCCAAGTCGGCGAAGGCCGATAAGCGGCTCCCCAAGCTCGAGACCGGGGAGCGGCTGACCGGCCGCGAGGTCAACGCCAAAGGACATGAGACCACGCCGCCCGCCCGCTACACCGAAGCCACGATCGTGGCCGAGCTGGAGAAGCGCGAGATCGGGCGCCCCTCCACCTACGCTCCGACGATCTCCACGATCATGGACCGCGGCTATGTCACCAAGCGCGGCTCGGCGCTGATCCCCTCCTGGACCGCGTTCAGCGTGATCCGGCTTCTCGAGGAGCACTTCGGGAAGTACGTGAACTATGACTTCACAGCCCGGATGGAGGAGGACCTCGACCAGATCGCGCGCGGCGAGATCGAGCGCGAAGCATGGCTGCAGGGCTTCTACTTCGGTGCCCAGGACGGCGTGGACGGGCTCAAGCACGTGGTGGAGAACCTCGGCGAGATCGACGCCCGAGCCATCAACTCCATCGAGATCGCCCCAGGCGTGAACCTGCGGGTGGGTCGCTACGGACCCTACCTGGAGCGTCCCAACCCTGACGGTGTCGTCACCGCGGAGGGCGAGCTGGAGCCCCAGCGGGCCAACCTTCCCCAGGACCTCGCCCCCGATGAGCTCACCGTGGAGAAGGCTGAGGAGCTCTTCGAACAGGCACAATACTCCGGGCGGGTGCTCGGCCTTGATCCACAGACCGGACGCGAGGTCGTGGCCAAGGACGGTCGCTACGGGCCCTACGTCACGGAGGTCATCGAGGAGATGACCGAGGCGCAGCTCGAGGCCTATATGGAGTCGCTGCCCACCGAGTACTACAAGAACGGCAAGCCCAAGCCGAAGAAGAAGCCGGCCAAGGAGAAGCCCAGAACCGGGTCGCTGCTCAGCGACATGACCCTCGAGACGGTCGATCTCGAGCAGGCCCTGCGGCTGCTCTCGCTGCCCCGCGTGGTGGGCACCGACGAGGACGGCGAGGAGATCACCGCGCAGAACGGTCGGTTCGGGCCGTATCTGAAGAAGGGTTCGGACTCGCGCTCGCTCGAGACCGAGGAGCAGATGTTCACCATCACGCTGGAGGAGGCGAAGGCGATCTACGCCCAGCCCAAGCAGCGCGGCCGGCGTGCAGCTGTGCCGCCGCTGGCCGAGTTCGGCGCTGATCCGACCTCGGAGAAGCAGGTGGTGGTCAAGGACGGACGGTTCGGCCCCTACGTCACCGACGGCGAGACCAACGTGACGGTGCCGCGCAGCGTCTCTCTGGAGACGTTGACCAAGGAACATGC